Proteins from a genomic interval of Mustela lutreola isolate mMusLut2 chromosome 4, mMusLut2.pri, whole genome shotgun sequence:
- the AFAP1L2 gene encoding actin filament-associated protein 1-like 2 isoform X5 — translation MNKVTVNKQQNAESQGKATEEQNPLANGEPGQHSLAPQKSLPELPPPKIIPERKQLSIPKIESPEGYYEEAEPYDASLNGHSGGFSPTGVPRWVQVPEGVIYATITLEDGEAVSSSYESYDEEENSKGKSAPHQWPSPEASIELMRDARICAFLWRKKWLGQWAKQLCVIKDTRLLCYKSSKDHSPQLDVNLLGSSVIHKEKQVRKKEHKLKITPMNADVIVLGLQSRDQAEQWLRVIQEVSGLPVEGASDGNQYSPDVQRLNCQKLDVTEKYLSAPEYGSSIEGHAEVPEAKDVKKKSSPGLKLSNLMNLGRKKSTSLEPPDRSLETSSYLNVLVNSQWKSRWCSVRDSHLHFYQDRNRSKVAQQPLSLVGCEVVPDPSPDHLYSFRILHRGEEVAKLEAKSSEEMGHWLGLLLSESGSKTDPEEFTYDYVDADRVSCIVSAAKNSLLLMQRKFSEPNTYIDGLPRQDRQEMLYDDVATSELTAVVETPEEAAPGTDALSESPPDRVYLDLTPVKSFLHSSSGAQSRAQSPLPPQPDPPAETLPADLGPAPDEPLVESPENPELQQTLRQESPEPEEPSLRTTTVKIQTEQQKISFPSSCPDTAAVTPAGASPPVKERLRVASAEIKLGKNRTEAEVKRYTEEKERLEKKKEEIRGHLAQLRKEKRELRETMLKCTDKGALASLEQRLKEIDEECRVEERRRVDLELNIVEVKDNLKKAEAGPVTLGTTVDTTHLENVSPRPKAATPTPAPDCTPVNSATALKNRPLSVMVTGKGTVLQKAKEWEKKGTS, via the exons ATGAACAAAGTGACCGTCAACAAGCAGCAGAATGCGGAGTCCCAAGGCAAAG CAACCGAGGAGCAGAACCCACTGGCCAACGGGGAGCCTGGCCAGCACTCTCTGGCCCCACAGAAGAGTCTTCCAGAACTCCCGCCACCCAAGATC ATTCCAGAGCGGAAACAGCTCTCCATCCCAAAGATCGAGTCTCCAGAGGGTTACTATGAAGAGGCTGAGCCGTACGACGCATCCCTCAATG GTCACTCTGGCGGATTTTCCCCCACTGGAGTCCCCAGATGGGTGCAGGTGCCTGAGGGAGTCATTTACGCCACGATCACCTTGG AGGATGGAGAGGCGGTGAGCAGCTCCTATGAGTCCTATGATGAAGAGGAAAACAGCAAGGGCAAGTCGGCCCCCCACCAGTGGCCCTCGCCGGAGGCCAGCATCGAGCTGATGCGTGACGCCCGCATCTGTGCCTTCCTGTGGCGTAAGAAGTGGCTGGGGCAGTGGGCCAAGCAGCTCTGCGTCATCAAGGACACCAGGCTCCTG tGCTACAAATCCTCCAAGGACCACAGCCCGCAGCTGGACGTGAACTTGCTGGGCAGCAGCGTCATCCACAAGGAGAAGCAAGTGCGGAAGAAGGAGCACAAGCTGAAGATCACGCCCATGAACGCCGACGTGATTGTGCTAGGCCTGCAGAGCAGGGACCAAGCGGAGCAGTGGCTTAGG GTCATCCAGGAGGTGAGTGGCCTGCCTGTAGAAGGAGCGTCCGACGGAAACCAGTACAGCCCAGATGTCCAGCGTCTGAACTGTCAGAAA CTAGATGTAACGGAGAAGTACCTGTCAGCCCCGGAATATGGAAGCTCCATAGAAGGCCACGCCGAGGTCCCAGAGGCCAAAGATG TCAAGAAGAAGTCTTCTCCTGGCCTCAAACTGAGCAACCTAATGAATCTGGGCAGGAAGAAATCTACCTCGCTGGAGCCTCCGGACAGGTCCCTCGAGACATCCA GTTACCTGAACGTGCTGGTGAACAGCCAGTGGAAGTCACGCTGGTGCTCTGTCAGGGACAGTCACCTGCATTTCTACCAGGACCGGAACCGGAGCAAGGTGGCCCAGCAGCCCCTCAGCCTGGTGGGCTGTGAGGTGGTCCCGGACCCGAGCCCTGACCACCTCTACTCCTTCCGCATCCTCCACCGTGGCGAGGAGGTGGCCAAGCTGGAG GCCAAGTCTTCTGAGGAAATGGGCCACTGGCTGGGCCTCCTGCTCTCTGAGTCAGGCTCCAAGACAGACCCGGAAGAATTCACCTACGACTACGTGGATGCCGACAGGGTGTCCTGTATCGTGAGTGCGGCCAAAAATTCTCTGCT ACTGATGCAGAGAAAGTTCTCAGAGCCGAACACTTACATCGACGGCCTGCCCAGACAGGACCGTCAAGAGATGCTGTACGATGACGTGGCGACGTCAGAGCTGACGGCTGTG GTGGAAACGCCAGAGGAAGCTGCCCCTGGGACAGATGCTCTGAGTGAGTCCCCACCCGACCGCGTCTACCTGGACCTCACACCTGTCAAGTCCTTTCTGCACAGTTCCAGTGGTGCACAGTCTCGGGCCCAGTCCCCACTGCCACCCCAGCCGGACCCTCCTGCCGAGACTCTCCCTGCAGACCTGGGCCCTGCCCCCGATGAGCCCCTGGTAGAGTCTCCAGAGAACCCCGAGCTGCAG CAGACTCTGCGGCAGGAGAGTCCAGAGCCCGAGGAGCCTTCCCTGAGAACCACAACAGTCAAAATCCAGACTGAGCAGCAGAAAATCTCCTTCCCGTCAAGCTGCCCCGACACGGCGGCCGTCACCCCAGCCGGAGCCAGCCCACCTGTGAAGGAGAGGTTGAGGGTGGCCAGTGCAG AGATCAAACTTGGCAAGAACAGGACAGAAGCGGAGGTGAAGCGGTACacggaggagaaggagaggctggagaagaagaaggaagaaatccgggggcacctggctcagctCCGGAAAGAGAAACGGGAGCTGAGAGAGACCATGTTAAAATGCACAG ACAAGGGCGCCCTGGCCAGCCTGGAGCAGAGGCTGAAGGAGATTGACGAGGAGTGCCGGGTGGAGGAGAGAAGGCGTGTGGATCTCGAGCTCAACATCGTGGAGGTGAAGGACAACCTGAAGAAGGCGGAGGCCGGGCCCGTGACGCTGGGCACCACTGTGGACACCACACACCTGGAGAACGTGAGCCCCCGA CCCAAagccgccacccccacccctgccccagactGTACCCCCGTCAACTCGGCAACAGCCCTCAAGAACAGGCCTCTTTCGGTCATGGTCACGGGCAAAGGCACCGTCCTCCAGAAAGCCAAG gaatgggagaagaaaggaacaagttAG